In Halarcobacter mediterraneus, the genomic stretch ATGTAGCTATTCCTATTTCATCATTCTATGAAAAAAATGGTACATACATAAATTTTGAAGGAACTAAGCAAAAAGTTATTTCAAAAATAAAAAAAGATAATCCAATGGAATCAATATCTTCAATTATTGAACATATTAAATCTATGATTGAAAAAGGTAGCCTATGAGTACAGCTGCAATAGTAATTATTATAGTAAACATTCTTCTTGCTAAGATTCTTTCAGTTGGTACTACACCAATTATGGTTTGGTGGGAAAGAAGAGTTGCTGGTTTTATTCAAGATAGAACAGGACCAAATAGATGTGATATCGGTGGAATTAGACTTGGTGGTTTAATTCAAGCAATTGCAGATATGTTAAAGCTTGTATTTAAAGAAGATTTTACTCCTTCACATATAAAAGAAAAATTTCTTTATACAATTGCACCAGCTTTAGTATTTATCTGTTCATTTTTAACAATGGCAGTTATTCCTTTTGCTGATAATTTAGTTATTGATGGTGAAAGTTTTATGATGCAAGCAATTCCAACTCAACTTGGAATTATGTGGTTCTTAGCATTTGCTGGTTTATCTGTATTTGGTATTATCTTAGGTGGATATTCATCTCAAAATAAATATGGTTTATTAGGTGGTATTAGAGCTTCTGCACAAGTTATCTCTTATGAAGCAGCAATGGGCTTATCTATTATCTCTGTTTTACTAACATATGGTTCAATTAACTTAAATGATATGGTACAAGCTCAAGGTGGAACATTCTTTGGTATTATTCCATCGTGGGGTATCTTTATGCAACCACTTGCAGCTTTAATCTTTATTGTTACTGCATTTGCTGAAACAAATAGAACACCTTTTGATATTGCTGAAGGTGAGTCTGAGATTGTTGCTGGTTATCATACTGAATATTCTGCAATGAGATTTGGTCTTTTCCAAGTTGGTGAATATGCTGCAATGAGTGCATCATCTGCTATTATTGTAACTCTATTCTTAGGTGGATATCATATTCCATGGATGGATACAGCAACTATTCAAAATAACATCAACTATGTAATTTTAGCTATTGTTATTTTATTACCAATTAAAGCATACCTTTTTGCTAAATGGATGAGTAAAAACTATGATTGGTTAGATCCTAAAGATAAAAGAAATAAAGAGAAAAATATTTTAATTAGAGGATTCTGGTTAATTGCAATTATTATCTCTGCTGTTTTAATTATGTTCTTAGTTACAGGACTTGGTGAAAATGGCGTAAATATTGCAACAGCAGTTATCCAAATTGGTACATTTGTAGTTAAATTCTTACTTATGAACTTAGTATTCATCTGGATTAGATGGACTCTATTAAGATTTAGATATGACCAATTGCAAATGTTAGGATGGAAAGTTCTTATTCCATTATCAATATTAAATATTGTAATAACAGCAACATTCATTGTTGTAACAGGAAGTTAATATGGGAATTAAAATTGTAGAAAGACATGGAAAGTCTCTAAAAGATAGATTATACATTCCTGCCATTATGGGTGGGATGAAGACTACTTTTACACACTTTAAAGAAAATTTGAGCGATGTCTCAAATCTTAAAACAATGCAGTACCCTGAAGTTCAACCCGATGATATCACAGATAGATATAGAGGTGTACACAGACTTACTAAATGGGAAGATGAAAGTGAGAAATGTGTTGCTTGTTATATGTGTGCTACTGCTTGTCCTGCTCAATGTATTTTTATTGATGCAGAAGAAAGATTTGATGATAAAGCAGAAAAAAGACCAAAAGAGTTCAAAATAGACCTTTTAGAATGTGTATACTGTGGTTATTGCGTAGAAGCTTGCCCTTGTGATGCAATTAGAATGGATACAGGTATTTTTAGTTTTACTGGAGATAAAAGAGAAGACTTTGTAGTAGATAAAAAATACCTAATGTCTAATGAACGTTCAAAGGATTTTGATGATGAGTGATTTTATTTTTATAGCACTTAGTGGCTTGTCAATTTTAGGTGCAATTATGATGCTAGTATATAAAAACCCAATGTATTCAGCACTTGGATTACTTATTTCAATTTTGGCTGTTGCTGGACTATTTGCATTATTAAATGCAACTTTCCTTTTTATGGTTCAAATTATAGTTTACGCAGGGGCAATTATGACACTAATTTTATTTTTACTTATGTTTCTTAATATTAAAGAAGAACATCTTCCAAAAGAACCTAAGAAATATTTATTAATAACAATTGGTGCAATAATAATGATTCCTTTTAATATGGTTATTTTAAAAGCTGTTGCAAATCTTCCAGAAGCTGATATGAATATTGTTGCAAATAGTACTTTTGGAGATATTAAGCCTATTGGAAAACTTTTATATAATGATTGGATTTTAGCTTTTGAGTTAATTTCTATTTTATTATTAGTTGCACTTGTAGGTTCAATTGTTTTAGCTAAAAGAAAAAAAGCTAAGAAGGAGAATGCATGATTAGTTTAACATCATATGCTTTTGTTTCTATGATTCTTTTTTCAATAGGAGTTATAGGTGTAATTGCTAGAAGAAATATTTTTGTTATCTATATGTCAATTGAACTTATGTTAAATGGAATTGCACTTTTCCTTATAACATTTGCAAGATACCATTTTAATATGGATCCTCAAATTATTACAGTTATGGTTATCTCAATTGCAGCTGCAGAAGCAGCAATTTTCTTATCTGTAATTATTTTATTATTCAGAACTAAAAAATCTCTTGATACAGATATCTTTACAACACTTACACAAGGAGAAAAATCATGATTGATACTTCTATGTTAGTGTGGATTATTCTTGTGCCATTATTTGGTGCAATATTAAATGGTGGATTATATTTTTATCATATAAAAAGAAAACCTGTTTCAGAATTAGCTTTCTCTATTATTGGTACATTTACACCATTAATTGCATTTTTAATAACATTAAGTCTATTTTTAAATATGTACGAAGAAGGAATAACTTATAAACAAGATTTATTTACTTGGGTAAATATTGGTGATTTAAATATTACTATGGCATTCTTAGGTGATAATCTCGCTATTTTTATGGCAAT encodes the following:
- a CDS encoding complex I subunit 1/NuoH family protein, yielding MSTAAIVIIIVNILLAKILSVGTTPIMVWWERRVAGFIQDRTGPNRCDIGGIRLGGLIQAIADMLKLVFKEDFTPSHIKEKFLYTIAPALVFICSFLTMAVIPFADNLVIDGESFMMQAIPTQLGIMWFLAFAGLSVFGIILGGYSSQNKYGLLGGIRASAQVISYEAAMGLSIISVLLTYGSINLNDMVQAQGGTFFGIIPSWGIFMQPLAALIFIVTAFAETNRTPFDIAEGESEIVAGYHTEYSAMRFGLFQVGEYAAMSASSAIIVTLFLGGYHIPWMDTATIQNNINYVILAIVILLPIKAYLFAKWMSKNYDWLDPKDKRNKEKNILIRGFWLIAIIISAVLIMFLVTGLGENGVNIATAVIQIGTFVVKFLLMNLVFIWIRWTLLRFRYDQLQMLGWKVLIPLSILNIVITATFIVVTGS
- a CDS encoding NuoI/complex I 23 kDa subunit family protein, giving the protein MGIKIVERHGKSLKDRLYIPAIMGGMKTTFTHFKENLSDVSNLKTMQYPEVQPDDITDRYRGVHRLTKWEDESEKCVACYMCATACPAQCIFIDAEERFDDKAEKRPKEFKIDLLECVYCGYCVEACPCDAIRMDTGIFSFTGDKREDFVVDKKYLMSNERSKDFDDE
- a CDS encoding NADH-quinone oxidoreductase subunit J family protein; translation: MSDFIFIALSGLSILGAIMMLVYKNPMYSALGLLISILAVAGLFALLNATFLFMVQIIVYAGAIMTLILFLLMFLNIKEEHLPKEPKKYLLITIGAIIMIPFNMVILKAVANLPEADMNIVANSTFGDIKPIGKLLYNDWILAFELISILLLVALVGSIVLAKRKKAKKENA
- the nuoK gene encoding NADH-quinone oxidoreductase subunit NuoK; translated protein: MISLTSYAFVSMILFSIGVIGVIARRNIFVIYMSIELMLNGIALFLITFARYHFNMDPQIITVMVISIAAAEAAIFLSVIILLFRTKKSLDTDIFTTLTQGEKS